One Clostridium sp. CM027 genomic window carries:
- a CDS encoding ABC transporter permease encodes MEVATGILVQSLILSIMVLGVYISYKILDFPDLSADGSFSLGAAIIAVTLKSGISPILGSVLALASGCIAGLLTGILHVKFKISNLLSGILVMGILYSLNLRIMGKANIALFNDENIFYDFNPLIVALILVVIFKVAIDMFLKTGLGYALKGVGDNPQMIKSLGVEIGKIKILGLMISNGLIAFSGSMMAQYQGFSDISMGIGTLILGIASIIIGSSIIKNGKFIKQTSSVIIGTLIYQITIYLAMNFGLTPVDLKMVTSFVIILFITVGGRGNSESNKSIRGWLLNVKNTRFIKNFL; translated from the coding sequence ATGGAAGTCGCAACAGGAATATTAGTACAAAGCTTAATTTTATCAATCATGGTATTGGGGGTGTATATAAGCTATAAAATTTTGGACTTTCCGGACTTATCTGCTGATGGAAGTTTTTCCTTAGGGGCAGCAATAATAGCTGTAACCTTAAAAAGTGGAATTTCTCCTATTTTAGGCTCAGTGCTTGCGCTAGCTTCTGGGTGTATAGCGGGGTTATTAACGGGAATACTCCATGTTAAATTTAAAATATCAAACTTACTTTCAGGCATTCTAGTAATGGGGATTTTATATTCTCTAAACCTACGGATTATGGGAAAGGCAAACATTGCCCTCTTTAATGATGAAAATATTTTTTATGATTTCAACCCTTTAATTGTAGCTTTAATCTTAGTTGTAATATTTAAAGTTGCTATCGATATGTTTTTAAAAACAGGATTAGGATATGCATTGAAAGGTGTGGGCGATAACCCACAAATGATTAAATCTTTAGGCGTAGAAATAGGTAAAATAAAAATATTAGGACTTATGATATCTAATGGACTTATAGCTTTTTCTGGAAGTATGATGGCTCAATATCAAGGATTTTCGGATATATCTATGGGCATAGGTACATTAATTTTAGGTATAGCTTCTATAATCATTGGATCATCTATTATTAAAAACGGCAAGTTTATAAAACAGACAAGTAGTGTAATTATAGGCACTCTAATCTACCAAATTACCATATATTTAGCTATGAATTTTGGACTTACACCTGTGGATTTAAAAATGGTCACATCTTTTGTAATAATTTTATTTATAACAGTTGGTGGTAGAGGTAATAGTGAAAGTAACAAATCTATACGGGGGTGGTTATTAAATGTTAAAAATACAAGATTTATCAAAAATTTTTTATAA
- the disA gene encoding DNA integrity scanning diadenylate cyclase DisA: protein MREEKSKELMNILKRMAPGTTLREGLENILRAKTGGLIVLGDSKEILDIVDGGFRINADYSPAYVYELAKMDGAIVISSDLKKILYANTQLMPSPTIPTFETGTRHRTAQRIAKQTGYAVVAISQRRTIITVYKDDIKYVLRDSSIILAKANQAIQTLEKYVSVLERVVSNLNLLEFQDLATLFDVISAIQRTEMVMRIVGEIERHICELGNEGRLISMQLNELIRSVEEDGILLIRDYCQSGMDYTQIYSQIENMSSEELMDLDFISRIIGYIGVPLVDTLISPRGYRMLGKIPRIPVNVIENLVKHFRELKTTMEASYQQLDSVEGIGEARAKAIKNGLRRLKEQFMLDKQI, encoded by the coding sequence ATGAGAGAAGAAAAAAGCAAGGAACTTATGAATATATTAAAAAGAATGGCCCCTGGAACGACGCTTAGGGAAGGACTTGAAAATATCTTAAGAGCTAAAACGGGAGGGCTTATTGTTTTAGGAGACAGTAAGGAAATATTAGACATCGTAGATGGCGGATTTCGAATAAATGCGGACTATAGCCCTGCTTATGTATATGAACTAGCAAAGATGGATGGAGCCATAGTAATAAGCAGTGATTTGAAAAAAATATTATATGCTAATACTCAGCTCATGCCAAGCCCTACAATACCCACTTTTGAAACAGGGACAAGGCATAGGACAGCTCAAAGAATAGCTAAGCAGACTGGGTATGCTGTTGTTGCAATATCACAAAGAAGAACCATCATAACTGTATACAAAGATGATATAAAATATGTTTTAAGAGATAGTAGTATTATTTTAGCGAAGGCAAATCAAGCTATTCAGACATTAGAAAAGTATGTTTCAGTTCTTGAGCGAGTAGTAAGTAATCTAAATCTTTTAGAATTTCAAGATTTAGCAACCTTGTTTGATGTAATATCAGCAATACAAAGAACAGAAATGGTTATGAGGATAGTTGGTGAAATTGAAAGGCATATATGTGAACTAGGAAATGAGGGCAGACTAATTTCAATGCAACTAAATGAGTTAATTAGAAGTGTTGAGGAGGATGGGATACTCTTAATAAGGGATTATTGTCAAAGTGGTATGGATTATACGCAAATATATAGCCAAATAGAAAATATGAGTTCTGAAGAGCTCATGGATTTAGATTTTATTTCTAGGATTATTGGATATATAGGTGTTCCGTTAGTAGATACTCTAATTTCTCCAAGAGGATATAGAATGCTTGGTAAGATACCTAGAATACCTGTAAATGTTATAGAAAATTTAGTTAAGCACTTTAGAGAATTAAAAACTACAATGGAAGCTTCTTATCAACAACTTGATAGCGTAGAAGGTATTGGGGAAGCAAGGGCTAAAGCTATTAAAAATGGGTTAAGAAGGTTAAAAGAGCAATTTATGTTAGATAAGCAAATATAG
- a CDS encoding DUF1573 domain-containing protein, whose product MKDCIFDNFQNSVDESLLRHKSILDIITKLQESQARVNRAVAKSVTNCGCIGVEAKKQYTPADIDDLDLDTLSASLDTHMLGNLCENCREVLEKELGNNLFYIASLCNLVDLNLYDILLKEYNKISTLGKYTMR is encoded by the coding sequence ATGAAAGATTGTATTTTTGATAATTTTCAAAACTCTGTGGATGAGTCCCTATTACGACACAAAAGTATTTTGGATATAATCACCAAACTTCAAGAGTCTCAGGCTAGAGTTAACAGAGCTGTTGCAAAGTCTGTTACCAATTGTGGTTGTATTGGCGTGGAAGCAAAGAAGCAATATACTCCTGCTGATATAGATGATTTAGATTTGGATACTCTTAGTGCTTCACTTGATACCCACATGCTAGGTAATCTTTGTGAAAACTGTAGAGAAGTCTTAGAAAAAGAATTAGGAAACAACCTTTTTTATATTGCTTCTTTATGTAATCTTGTAGACTTAAACTTATATGATATTCTTTTAAAAGAGTATAACAAAATAAGTACCTTAGGTAAATATACTATGCGTTAG
- a CDS encoding CarD family transcriptional regulator has product MLNIGQKIFVAYYGAGYVQNINSEELYNIKCKYINIYLLLDNMNFMIPIDKIEKHKIRNISNKVELETVLNTISNRSNCIESNWNNRYRFNKKKIQSGNALKMCEVLRDLYYLKKKDMLPPGELKILERVEGMVASEIMLVFELNMEQALNKIRDFV; this is encoded by the coding sequence ATGTTAAATATTGGCCAAAAAATATTTGTAGCATATTATGGTGCTGGGTATGTACAGAATATAAACAGTGAAGAATTGTATAATATAAAATGTAAATATATAAATATATATCTTTTATTAGATAATATGAATTTTATGATTCCGATAGATAAAATAGAGAAACATAAAATAAGAAACATTTCAAATAAAGTAGAATTAGAAACAGTTTTAAATACAATATCAAATAGGTCCAATTGTATAGAAAGTAATTGGAATAATAGATATAGATTTAACAAGAAAAAAATCCAAAGTGGTAATGCTCTAAAAATGTGCGAGGTACTTAGGGATTTATATTATTTAAAGAAGAAAGATATGCTTCCACCGGGTGAGTTAAAGATTCTAGAAAGAGTTGAAGGGATGGTAGCCAGTGAAATAATGTTAGTGTTTGAACTTAATATGGAACAAGCGTTAAACAAAATAAGGGATTTCGTTTAA
- a CDS encoding PIN/TRAM domain-containing protein — translation MLKKILRGLFTIIGLILGYLIGDMLLSTSYLGGLNYLKNGTIQGIIFIIFSTLIFGVILFLISPIIVSFIMKFMDHVEKSTQKMPTSQIIFGTGGAIIGLVIASLFAGLFKYQSLIWNIIAVIFTVIMAALGADICARKRDEILSFFTSIKRKDGFKDKKIKGFTNENPKVLDTSVIIDGRIFDICQTGFVEGPLVIPTFVLEELRHIADSSDGLKRNRGRRGLDILNKIQKELNIEVEIWEKDFPNIAEVDSKLLKLAQVLNGKVITNDFNLNKVAEFQGVPVLNINELANAVKPVVLPGEEMKIQVMKDGKESGQGIAYLDDGTMIVVEGGRRYIGENIVVIVTSVLQTAAGRMIFAKNKDSLVKS, via the coding sequence TTGTTAAAAAAAATTTTGAGAGGACTTTTTACAATCATAGGACTAATTTTGGGGTACTTAATAGGAGATATGCTTCTAAGCACAAGCTATTTAGGTGGGCTTAATTATTTAAAAAATGGTACAATTCAAGGAATAATATTCATTATTTTTTCTACTTTAATTTTTGGAGTTATTTTATTTCTAATATCTCCTATAATCGTATCTTTTATAATGAAGTTTATGGATCATGTGGAGAAAAGCACACAAAAAATGCCGACTTCTCAAATTATTTTTGGTACAGGAGGGGCAATAATAGGGCTTGTAATAGCATCTTTGTTTGCGGGATTATTTAAGTACCAATCTCTTATATGGAATATTATTGCAGTTATTTTTACTGTTATAATGGCAGCTTTAGGAGCAGATATTTGCGCTAGAAAAAGAGATGAAATATTATCCTTCTTTACAAGCATTAAAAGGAAAGATGGATTCAAAGATAAGAAAATCAAAGGATTTACTAATGAAAATCCTAAGGTGCTAGATACATCAGTAATAATTGATGGTAGAATATTTGATATTTGTCAAACGGGTTTTGTTGAAGGGCCACTAGTAATACCAACTTTCGTATTGGAGGAGCTTAGGCATATAGCTGATTCATCAGATGGGCTTAAAAGGAATAGAGGCAGAAGAGGATTAGATATACTAAACAAAATTCAAAAGGAATTAAATATAGAAGTTGAAATTTGGGAGAAAGACTTTCCCAATATTGCAGAAGTAGATAGCAAACTTCTTAAGTTAGCTCAAGTTTTGAATGGTAAAGTAATTACTAACGATTTTAATCTTAACAAGGTAGCTGAATTCCAAGGAGTTCCAGTTTTAAATATTAATGAACTTGCAAATGCAGTAAAGCCAGTAGTTCTACCAGGGGAAGAAATGAAAATTCAAGTGATGAAAGATGGAAAAGAATCGGGCCAAGGGATAGCTTATTTAGATGATGGTACAATGATTGTTGTTGAAGGTGGAAGACGATATATTGGTGAAAATATAGTTGTTATTGTAACATCAGTACTTCAGACGGCAGCAGGTAGAATGATTTTTGCTAAAAATAAGGATTCTTTGGTAAAAAGTTAG
- a CDS encoding Mini-ribonuclease 3, giving the protein MEFNMLKGKFTVEQVKQINPLVLALVGDAVYEVFIRTYLVEKNRNMNVHKIHIKTVEHVKAHAQSEYMKFFIENLNEEELSIFKRARNSKSGTTPKNGDLNEYKWATGFEALVGFLYLSEKNERLNYIFEKIINHDLGAE; this is encoded by the coding sequence ATGGAATTTAATATGCTAAAGGGTAAATTTACAGTAGAACAAGTTAAACAGATAAATCCACTAGTGCTTGCATTAGTTGGAGATGCAGTTTATGAGGTATTTATTAGAACCTATCTTGTGGAAAAAAATAGAAATATGAATGTTCATAAAATTCATATTAAAACAGTTGAACATGTAAAAGCACATGCGCAAAGTGAGTATATGAAATTCTTTATAGAAAATCTAAATGAAGAAGAGCTCAGTATATTTAAAAGAGCTAGAAACTCTAAAAGTGGCACAACACCTAAAAATGGAGATTTAAATGAATATAAATGGGCTACGGGGTTTGAAGCTTTAGTGGGATTTCTATATTTAAGTGAAAAGAATGAAAGACTAAACTATATTTTCGAGAAGATTATAAACCACGATTTGGGGGCTGAGTAA
- the thyX gene encoding FAD-dependent thymidylate synthase: MVLKVKLIEHTPNPEKIIAAAAKLCYSQVGVDEILEGLNEQKTQKLLDMLMTYGHHSPIEHVSFTFAIEGISRSLTHQLVRHRVASYSQQSQRYVKLEQFEYIIPPNIEKDEEAKIIFIESMKRIQEEYNQLVEILCRNELANLLKEYLKDEKLINTEEIEKKQYTIIKGKAEKKAIEDARYVFPNACETKMIVTMNARELIHFFNQRCCTRAQWEIRQMAKTMLMQARSVAPVLFKYAGPSCVSGPCPEGGMSCGKMMEIRKEYEVK; this comes from the coding sequence ATTGTGCTTAAGGTTAAATTAATTGAACATACGCCTAATCCAGAAAAAATTATAGCAGCGGCAGCTAAACTCTGTTATAGTCAAGTTGGGGTTGATGAAATACTAGAAGGTTTGAATGAACAAAAAACACAAAAGTTGTTAGACATGTTAATGACTTATGGCCATCATTCGCCAATAGAACATGTGAGCTTTACTTTTGCAATTGAGGGCATATCTAGAAGTTTGACCCATCAATTAGTGAGACATAGGGTGGCATCATATTCTCAACAGAGTCAGAGATATGTAAAGCTTGAACAATTTGAATATATAATTCCTCCCAATATTGAAAAAGATGAAGAAGCAAAAATAATATTCATAGAATCTATGAAGCGCATTCAAGAGGAGTATAATCAGTTAGTAGAGATATTGTGTAGAAATGAATTGGCTAATCTTTTAAAAGAATATTTAAAGGATGAAAAATTAATAAATACTGAAGAAATTGAGAAAAAACAATATACAATTATTAAGGGCAAAGCTGAGAAAAAGGCTATCGAAGATGCGAGATATGTATTTCCAAATGCTTGTGAAACTAAAATGATAGTTACTATGAATGCTAGAGAATTAATTCATTTCTTTAATCAGAGATGTTGTACTAGAGCTCAATGGGAAATACGTCAAATGGCAAAAACAATGCTGATGCAAGCGAGGAGTGTAGCACCTGTACTTTTTAAATATGCAGGGCCAAGTTGTGTTAGTGGACCATGCCCTGAAGGCGGTATGAGTTGTGGAAAAATGATGGAAATAAGAAAAGAATATGAAGTTAAATAG
- the rlmB gene encoding 23S rRNA (guanosine(2251)-2'-O)-methyltransferase RlmB, with translation MSPKNSNVNKEVETKIIREDLVEGRNAVIEALKSDRTIEYILIAKGDMVGSISVVLALAKEKGIVTKEVDRRKLDEISQTSSHQGVIAIVTPYKYFQLNDIFEYARERGEKPFIIILDEIEDPHNFGSIIRTAEVCGAHGIIIPKRKNVGVTPTVYKTSAGAIEHMKIVKVTNINATIEEIKGLGVWVYGADMDAENYVFNTDLTGAVALVIGSEGRGISKLTKEKCDVLVKIPMAGKITSLNASVAGGIIMYEIMKQKIK, from the coding sequence ATAAGCCCTAAGAATAGCAATGTTAATAAAGAAGTTGAGACTAAAATCATTAGAGAGGATTTAGTTGAAGGAAGAAATGCAGTTATAGAAGCGCTAAAATCAGATAGAACCATAGAGTACATTCTTATTGCCAAAGGTGATATGGTAGGATCTATAAGCGTGGTACTAGCATTAGCCAAAGAAAAAGGAATTGTTACGAAAGAAGTAGATAGAAGAAAACTAGATGAAATATCACAAACTTCATCACATCAAGGAGTTATTGCTATAGTAACACCTTACAAATATTTTCAATTAAATGACATATTTGAATATGCGCGAGAAAGAGGAGAAAAGCCTTTTATAATTATACTAGATGAAATTGAAGATCCACATAACTTTGGGTCTATCATAAGAACTGCAGAGGTATGCGGAGCTCACGGAATAATTATACCTAAGAGAAAAAATGTGGGAGTTACACCAACAGTGTATAAAACATCAGCTGGTGCAATTGAACATATGAAAATAGTAAAAGTAACTAATATAAATGCAACTATTGAAGAAATAAAAGGACTCGGAGTATGGGTTTATGGTGCGGATATGGATGCCGAAAATTATGTTTTTAATACTGATTTAACTGGTGCGGTAGCCCTTGTTATTGGAAGTGAGGGTAGAGGCATTTCTAAACTTACAAAAGAAAAATGTGATGTTCTAGTAAAAATACCCATGGCAGGGAAAATAACATCTTTAAATGCATCGGTTGCAGGTGGTATAATAATGTATGAAATTATGAAGCAAAAGATTAAATGA
- a CDS encoding NYN domain-containing protein has product MKTVFVDGYNVINSWPNLKKIKDFSYESSRLQLIDTLQNHSGFKGYKIFIVFDAQMVKGSLQKKERQGNLVVIFTKEGETADDYIERMVNNIGRKSEVCVVTSDSLEQQVTFQRGATRMSSIEFYHEVISTQKEIQINIEKKHLGKRNWLEERIDEKTLKKLEKIRRSH; this is encoded by the coding sequence GTGAAAACAGTTTTTGTTGATGGGTATAATGTTATAAATAGCTGGCCAAATCTTAAAAAGATTAAAGATTTTAGTTACGAATCTTCACGCCTGCAGCTTATTGACACTCTTCAAAATCACTCGGGATTTAAAGGGTATAAAATATTTATAGTTTTTGATGCACAAATGGTTAAAGGTAGCCTTCAAAAAAAAGAAAGACAAGGAAATTTAGTTGTGATTTTTACAAAAGAGGGCGAAACGGCAGATGATTATATTGAGAGAATGGTCAATAATATAGGACGAAAATCCGAAGTCTGCGTTGTCACGTCAGACTCGCTAGAGCAGCAAGTTACCTTTCAAAGAGGGGCCACTCGAATGTCTTCCATTGAATTTTATCACGAAGTAATTAGTACACAAAAAGAGATTCAAATAAATATCGAAAAAAAGCATTTAGGAAAAAGAAATTGGTTAGAAGAGAGAATAGATGAAAAAACATTAAAAAAACTTGAAAAAATACGCAGGAGCCATTGA
- the sigH gene encoding RNA polymerase sporulation sigma factor SigH, translating to MDTSCFEERLDEEVVIEAQNGNVRAQEYLINKYRNFIKAKAKSYFLIGADKEDIYQEGMIGLYKAIRDFKADRLSSFRAFAEICVTRQIITAIKTATRQKHIPLNTYISLNKPIYDEESDRTLLDVLSGAKITDPEELVISREEVISIQNEIGEVLSELEMEVLMSYLDGKSYQEIACDLDRHAKSIDNALQRVKRKLEKCLSKR from the coding sequence ATGGATACTTCATGCTTTGAAGAAAGATTGGATGAAGAAGTAGTCATTGAAGCACAAAATGGAAATGTTAGAGCACAAGAATATTTAATTAATAAATACAGGAATTTTATTAAAGCCAAGGCTAAGTCGTATTTTTTGATTGGGGCTGATAAAGAAGATATTTATCAAGAAGGAATGATAGGTCTCTATAAGGCCATTAGAGATTTTAAGGCAGATAGATTATCTTCTTTTAGGGCTTTCGCAGAAATTTGTGTTACAAGACAGATAATTACAGCAATAAAAACAGCTACTCGCCAAAAACACATTCCCCTTAATACATATATATCTTTAAATAAGCCAATATATGACGAGGAATCAGACAGAACATTATTGGATGTGTTATCAGGTGCTAAAATTACTGATCCCGAAGAGCTAGTTATAAGCCGTGAAGAAGTAATAAGCATTCAAAATGAAATTGGGGAAGTTCTTTCAGAACTAGAGATGGAAGTGTTGATGTCATACTTAGATGGTAAATCTTATCAAGAGATTGCTTGTGATTTAGATAGGCATGCAAAGTCTATTGATAATGCGCTACAAAGAGTAAAAAGAAAATTAGAAAAATGTCTAAGCAAAAGGTGA
- the tuf gene encoding elongation factor Tu: MAKAKFERSKPHVNIGTIGHVDHGKTTLTAAITAVLATKGLAEVSRFDQIDKAPEERERGITINTSHVEYETDNRHYAHVDCPGHADYVKNMITGAAQMDGAILVVSAADGPMPQTREHILLASRVGVGYIVVFLNKADMVDDPELLELVEMEVRELLSEYDFPGDDIPVVTGSALKALENPTDEEASKCIAELMEAVDSYIPTPTRATDKAFLMPVEDVFTITGRGTVATGRVEAGILKVGEEVEIVGLSEDKRKVVCTGVEMFRKLLDQAMAGDNIGALLRGVQRTDIQRGQVLSKPGSIHPHDKFVGQVYVLKKEEGGRHTPFFDGYRPQFYFRTTDVTGSIKLPDGMEMVMPGDHIDMNVELITQVAMDEGLRFAIREGGRTVGSGVVTSIVK; this comes from the coding sequence ATGGCAAAGGCAAAGTTTGAAAGAAGCAAACCACACGTAAACATTGGAACAATAGGGCACGTAGATCACGGCAAGACAACATTAACAGCTGCAATAACAGCAGTACTCGCAACTAAAGGTTTAGCAGAAGTATCTAGGTTTGACCAAATTGACAAAGCACCTGAGGAAAGAGAAAGAGGAATTACAATAAATACATCACATGTTGAGTATGAAACAGATAATAGACATTATGCACATGTTGATTGCCCAGGACATGCAGATTATGTAAAGAACATGATCACAGGCGCAGCACAAATGGATGGAGCAATTCTAGTTGTTAGTGCAGCAGATGGCCCAATGCCTCAAACAAGAGAGCATATACTATTAGCAAGCAGAGTTGGAGTAGGATATATAGTAGTATTCTTAAACAAAGCAGATATGGTAGATGATCCAGAATTATTAGAACTTGTTGAAATGGAAGTAAGAGAATTATTAAGTGAGTATGACTTCCCTGGTGACGACATTCCAGTAGTAACAGGATCAGCATTAAAAGCATTAGAAAACCCAACTGATGAAGAAGCATCAAAATGCATAGCTGAATTAATGGAAGCAGTAGATAGCTACATTCCAACACCAACAAGAGCAACAGATAAAGCATTCTTAATGCCAGTAGAAGATGTATTCACAATCACAGGTAGAGGAACAGTTGCTACAGGAAGAGTTGAAGCTGGGATACTTAAGGTTGGAGAAGAAGTAGAAATCGTAGGACTTAGCGAAGATAAAAGAAAAGTTGTATGTACAGGAGTTGAAATGTTCAGAAAACTTTTAGATCAAGCAATGGCCGGAGACAACATCGGAGCATTACTAAGAGGAGTACAAAGAACAGATATTCAAAGAGGTCAAGTACTTTCTAAGCCAGGTTCAATACATCCACATGATAAATTTGTAGGTCAAGTATATGTACTTAAAAAAGAAGAAGGCGGAAGACATACTCCATTCTTCGACGGATATAGACCACAATTTTATTTCAGAACAACTGATGTAACTGGATCAATAAAATTACCAGACGGAATGGAAATGGTAATGCCAGGAGATCACATAGACATGAATGTTGAACTAATCACTCAAGTAGCAATGGATGAGGGATTAAGATTCGCAATCAGAGAAGGTGGAAGAACAGTAGGTTCAGGAGTTGTTACTTCAATAGTTAAATAA
- the rpmG gene encoding 50S ribosomal protein L33 has protein sequence MRVKVTLACTDCKQRNYNTMKNKKNNPDRIEMKKYCKFCHKHTLHKETK, from the coding sequence GTGAGAGTAAAAGTAACTTTAGCTTGTACTGATTGCAAACAGAGAAATTACAATACAATGAAAAACAAAAAAAATAACCCAGACAGAATAGAAATGAAGAAATACTGTAAGTTCTGCCACAAACATACACTTCATAAAGAAACAAAATAA
- the secE gene encoding preprotein translocase subunit SecE, whose protein sequence is MAVTGNVKVKEKSNQKGIVKFFNELKAEAKRITWPSKQDVKKATFAVTSFCFIFVILIGLLDYGFKNLYKLIFK, encoded by the coding sequence ATGGCTGTTACTGGGAATGTTAAAGTAAAGGAAAAATCAAACCAAAAAGGTATAGTGAAGTTTTTCAATGAACTTAAGGCAGAGGCGAAAAGAATAACTTGGCCTTCAAAACAAGATGTTAAAAAGGCAACTTTTGCAGTGACAAGTTTTTGTTTTATTTTTGTGATTTTAATAGGTTTGTTGGATTATGGTTTTAAGAACCTCTATAAACTAATCTTTAAATAA
- the nusG gene encoding transcription termination/antitermination protein NusG, with the protein MADKAKWYVVHTYSGYENKVKVNLEKAIENRNLEEYVHDIQVPMEEVVEVKDGKKKITLKKVFPGYVMVKMLMTDESWYIVRNTRGVTGFVGPGSKPVALTEDEVRTMGIAEKTIVVDYEIGENIQVTFGPLEGFVALIQEIHLEKQKIKALINMFGRETPVELEFNQIQKLD; encoded by the coding sequence ATGGCAGATAAAGCTAAATGGTATGTTGTACATACATATTCTGGTTATGAAAATAAAGTTAAAGTCAACCTAGAAAAAGCGATCGAAAATAGAAATCTTGAAGAATATGTACATGATATTCAAGTACCTATGGAAGAAGTAGTTGAAGTAAAGGATGGAAAAAAGAAAATAACTTTAAAAAAGGTGTTTCCAGGTTATGTTATGGTTAAAATGCTTATGACAGATGAATCTTGGTATATAGTTAGAAATACCAGAGGTGTAACTGGGTTCGTAGGACCGGGTTCTAAACCGGTAGCTCTTACTGAAGATGAAGTTAGAACTATGGGTATAGCAGAAAAAACTATAGTTGTTGACTACGAAATAGGTGAGAATATTCAGGTGACATTTGGACCATTAGAAGGATTTGTTGCTTTAATACAAGAAATTCATTTGGAAAAGCAAAAAATTAAAGCACTTATAAATATGTTTGGCAGGGAAACTCCTGTTGAACTAGAATTCAATCAAATACAAAAACTAGACTAG
- the rplK gene encoding 50S ribosomal protein L11 → MAKKITGMIKLQLPAGKATPAPPVGPALGQHGVNIMGFCKEFNAKTSDQAGMIIPVVITVYQDRSFSFILKTPPAAILLKKAVGLESGSGVPNKTKIATVSKAKVREIAELKMPDLNAASIESAMSMIAGTARSMGIVVEE, encoded by the coding sequence ATGGCTAAGAAAATAACAGGGATGATAAAACTTCAACTTCCTGCAGGAAAAGCTACCCCAGCACCACCAGTTGGACCAGCACTTGGACAACACGGAGTTAATATCATGGGATTCTGTAAAGAATTCAACGCGAAAACTTCGGATCAAGCAGGTATGATAATACCAGTAGTAATAACAGTATATCAAGATAGATCTTTTAGTTTCATACTGAAAACTCCACCAGCAGCAATATTGTTAAAGAAAGCAGTTGGATTAGAAAGCGGTTCTGGTGTTCCAAACAAAACCAAAATTGCTACAGTTTCTAAAGCTAAAGTAAGAGAAATAGCAGAACTTAAGATGCCAGATTTAAATGCAGCATCAATTGAATCTGCAATGAGTATGATAGCTGGAACAGCAAGAAGTATGGGAATAGTTGTAGAAGAATAA